The Anopheles cruzii unplaced genomic scaffold, idAnoCruzAS_RS32_06 scaffold00576_ctg1, whole genome shotgun sequence DNA window cTTCCATCGGGCCGGAGGCTGAGCATTGGTCACCCACCAGAGAGGGAGGCTTAGTGCAAGTGGTGGGTTCACAAAAGTCAACCCAAATTGTGGGGCAAACTATGGTCAGCTTTTTCACCACCGCGTCGCGCACGGGGAAAACTTTCACGTTGGTCACTGGTGGTCGCTTTCCACATGGAAAAGTgtaggaagaaaaaaaagagatagagagaaaaagttTGGCCTGTAGAGCTTCTCATCTATGCAGATTTATTGGCGGTCCTAGCTTGATGGAGTCGAGAGCAGCGACATCCGTAAGCATCCCCGGGTTCGGCGTGCATTGTCTGAGTTGGgccaatcgatcggtcggaAACTTTGTCTTCAAAATCATCTTCCTGTGGCCTCTGGGGTGCGGTTCTCCAACTTTCGGGTTCGAACAATTAAAATTGTTCGTTCACTTTTCAGCAGCGACACAACTTGATAGTTCGATAATGAAACCGAAGGGATATCGTGTCACTGTTGGACTGACTTGGCCTTTTGTGTGCTTGCTTCCAGGAATTTCGAGGATACGCTATCCGGAACGATACGTCACCCAACGGGCGAGATACGCTATCCTGTGCGACGTGTctaccagccagccggtgccgTTCTAGAAAGCCAGTCAACTGTAACGTCTGGCGCCAAGCGATTCgctttgctgctgcaaccatcaccatcacacGCATATCATCGTAACTCCTGGGCCGAGGGCGTTCACCATGGAGGCGGTAGCAAAACCATCGTCCACCCGATCGCAACAGGTGCACCAGCAGCAAATAGCGATCGAAATAATCAGCGAACCGGCAGCGGCTCCGCAACCGCTGCAGCACCAGGAGCTACAGGCGCACACGCTGCTACAACAGTGTCAGCaacagtcgcagcagcagcagcagtcagcaCTTCCGACGCCGAACGTCGACATCGTGCTGCGTGAATCGACGCGTGCCAATCTCGTGAGCCGGAAGAAGCCCTCGGTTGGGCCCGATGGCCGGAAGAGTTCGCACAAGGATGGCAAGGGCGACGGGAAGGGAGAGGGCAAATCCGTCTACCGGAAGTTCTTCAAGCGCATCAAAACCATACTGGACGGCGAGGACCCGGACGCCGGCAGCAGTAAGTCGATCAAACTTGGCATAATATCTTGATGTTTGAATTTTGTGGAATGTCAACATTTGCAACCATAACATCCATCAATAGTTCGGATCGGAACACCGTGTCGTTGTTCCTCGGTATTGAGACTACTTTGGACCTGCAACGTAATTATTGCAACGTACAACGTTCACTCTTGAATCGATACTTTATTACACCAACAATCGAGGGAATGGACAATTTTACGGAACGATCGTGTTTATTTGCGTAAATTTTATTAACGGCCATCAAACGGGCtctaattaaattgtttttattggaTTAATTTGAGCTTTTTTTATAGATATAgcatttttgtgtttgttactGGAAAGTGATAGGTTAAAGCGTTAAATAATGGAACGCAAACGGTGTGCCGTTTGTTAATCTTTGCTGCTCGTTTGTGTAAGTTCCTGAAACCGATGCATGGCACGTTTATCGCGTTGGACGATGCTTTTAAGCCATAAAATTCAGAACGGGCATTATCGATGGCTGTCGCTTTTTTTGCGAAAAACCGAAGGATGTAATCGAATTAACAGTGTGCCCCATTATGAAAACCATGagcataaattgttttaaatttatccaACAATTTATTGCACCATAAGTGCGCATAGTGTTCACCGTTGACCGTTGACTGTCCATTTACATAGACATAAACGTGGTGTTTTTAGCGTCAAACGTGGAAATAACTTTACAAACAGCTCAGAAATAGACAAATAGGTTCATAATGTATTGCAAACCCCCTCACTGGAAAATGTGTGCTTGCAACAGCATCTTGTTCGTCTAGTTTATCGAACTGCTTGGTGTTTCGAATCAGTGCCCAAAAGAGTTATGGGTTAGAGTTTAAAGTCGTAAATATCGTTCGTCGCATCGTTGTTCAAAGTGGCTTCAACGGCCACTTCTCCACAACAGcatcgtcccgtcccgtgcgTGTCCAAAGATAGACAAGAACAACACTCCGCCATATACTTTGCCGGAACGCCGAACGGCTGAAAAATCATTCGTCAAATTGATGGCCGAACAGCGCACCGCACCATCGGCGATGTGCCAGGATGGGCGGTAAGCTCCATAAATCACCAAACTTTCCTAATAAACGAATCGCTCCCAACCGACAAACGcagcgatggaggcgcctggtgcttgagATTTCTTCAACAAATAATTTCAACGTTCAACGAAGtaggccggcggcggcgggtttaaaatttgattttttgttcgccTCGTGCACTTGCGCTTTTCACCCCATCAGTCAAACGTTCGCGCTGATtggaaacttttccttttccacttttccactGCTGTCATTTCTTTTGCATCCATTCAAAGTGGGTTAAATCGAGCTCGAAAGAAGTGCCACAAcaccccaccggcaccgggtgcCTCGTGGTGGTGTGCTTCCATCGGTGCGCTTCAAGAGCGTTTATACTTCTCTTGATGGCAGCCGACGCGTGACGATTACAAGAACGGCTCAGGAGCAAATCGATGACACACTTCATTAGAGGAGCGCTGGGCACACGCCGCCCGGTTCTGTGGAGCGAGAAATCAAACACCGGCCGCCGTGCCACCGACGGGG harbors:
- the LOC128276127 gene encoding uncharacterized protein LOC128276127; translation: MEAVAKPSSTRSQQVHQQQIAIEIISEPAAAPQPLQHQELQAHTLLQQCQQQSQQQQQSALPTPNVDIVLRESTRANLVSRKKPSVGPDGRKSSHKDGKGDGKGEGKSVYRKFFKRIKTILDGEDPDAGS